One window from the genome of Haloprofundus halobius encodes:
- a CDS encoding DNA-3-methyladenine glycosylase family protein — protein MTDEAESVLRRDLVMAELIDRHDPYSEPNWTEYERLCISIINQQLSTASAAAVRGRVFDLLDGEVTPEAVLDADEQALRDAGLSRMKTEYLRNAARAFQQHDFTREALAEYTDDEVVDRLTEIKGIGEWTAEMYLLFVLDRDDILPLGDLAVRRGIELLYGDGEEMTRAEMREVAEQWRPYRSVATKYIWAEYESDS, from the coding sequence ATGACAGACGAGGCCGAGTCCGTCCTCCGTCGAGACCTAGTAATGGCGGAACTCATCGACAGGCACGACCCCTACTCCGAACCGAACTGGACCGAGTACGAACGGCTCTGCATCTCCATCATCAACCAGCAGCTCTCCACGGCGAGCGCGGCCGCCGTCAGGGGGCGGGTGTTCGACCTGCTGGACGGCGAGGTCACGCCCGAAGCCGTTCTCGACGCGGACGAGCAGGCGCTGCGCGACGCCGGGCTCTCGCGGATGAAGACCGAGTACCTCCGGAACGCCGCCCGCGCCTTCCAGCAGCACGATTTCACGAGAGAGGCGCTGGCCGAGTACACCGACGACGAGGTCGTCGACCGACTCACCGAGATCAAGGGTATCGGGGAGTGGACCGCGGAGATGTACCTCCTGTTCGTGCTCGACCGCGACGATATCTTGCCGCTCGGCGACCTCGCGGTTCGTCGGGGTATCGAGCTGCTGTACGGCGACGGCGAGGAGATGACGCGCGCCGAGATGCGCGAGGTCGCCGAGCAGTGGCGTCCGTACCGCTCGGTCGCGACGAAGTACATCTGGGCCGAGTACGAGTCCGACTCCTGA
- a CDS encoding RimK/LysX family protein, with translation MALSDDEAVRVGVLSLHNSKETKAILNAIEELGHRPVWLRRENTAMSIEDSEVSIEPGVDIIANRLLLSNTEEPAEGLGLAATFNRVRPMLNEPGAVLTAIHKFATAATLADWNIQVPDALLALSNDRLNQDRERFGDVGVYKTAIGTHGGGTWKVDLTEPVNPKVGNRQAFLQELIERDSDRHRDLRVYVVGEEIVGAMHRYAPEGDWRTNVALGGDVQNATETMPDEAAETALYAAEVIGLDYAGVDLVEGNDGWYVLEVNPTAGFKGLYKATGKSPAPHIAQLAIERAGGDVDDTRVEELSNTLDDSRPSCMPRIEPPENQEVPMIGYIEDVVVSGTSGSTQTLAKSDTGATRTSIDTSLAAEIGAGPIKSMTRVKSGSMKRGKARPVVDLVIGIGGNQHTVTASVEDRSHMDYPLLLGRDILEHYRVDVRRRADVDSKDDAEREEEYLE, from the coding sequence ATGGCACTTTCAGACGACGAGGCGGTGCGTGTCGGGGTTCTCTCGCTGCACAACAGTAAGGAGACCAAGGCGATTTTGAACGCCATCGAGGAACTCGGTCACCGGCCGGTGTGGCTCCGCCGCGAGAACACCGCGATGAGCATCGAGGACAGCGAGGTCTCTATCGAACCCGGCGTCGACATCATCGCGAACCGACTACTGCTCTCGAATACCGAAGAACCCGCGGAAGGACTCGGCTTGGCGGCGACGTTCAACCGCGTCCGGCCGATGCTGAACGAACCCGGTGCGGTGCTGACGGCTATCCACAAGTTCGCGACGGCGGCGACGCTGGCCGACTGGAACATCCAGGTTCCCGATGCCTTGCTCGCGCTCTCGAACGACCGACTGAACCAGGACCGCGAGCGCTTCGGCGACGTCGGCGTCTACAAGACCGCCATCGGCACCCACGGCGGCGGCACGTGGAAGGTCGACCTCACCGAACCCGTCAACCCGAAGGTCGGCAACCGCCAGGCGTTCCTGCAGGAACTCATCGAGCGCGACAGCGACCGACACCGCGACCTACGCGTCTACGTCGTCGGCGAGGAGATCGTCGGCGCGATGCACCGCTACGCGCCCGAGGGCGACTGGCGGACGAACGTCGCCCTCGGCGGCGACGTGCAGAACGCCACCGAGACAATGCCCGACGAGGCGGCCGAAACCGCGCTCTATGCGGCTGAAGTCATCGGCCTCGACTACGCGGGCGTCGACCTCGTCGAAGGTAACGACGGCTGGTATGTCCTCGAAGTGAACCCGACCGCCGGGTTCAAAGGCCTCTACAAGGCGACCGGCAAGAGCCCCGCGCCGCACATCGCGCAACTGGCTATCGAACGTGCCGGCGGCGACGTCGACGACACGCGCGTCGAGGAACTGTCGAACACTCTCGACGACTCCCGTCCGTCGTGCATGCCGCGCATCGAACCGCCGGAGAACCAGGAGGTACCGATGATCGGCTACATCGAGGACGTGGTCGTCAGCGGGACCAGCGGGTCGACGCAGACGCTCGCCAAGTCCGACACGGGCGCGACGCGGACGAGCATCGACACGTCGCTGGCCGCCGAAATCGGTGCGGGACCCATCAAGAGCATGACGCGCGTCAAATCCGGGAGCATGAAGCGCGGGAAGGCACGCCCGGTCGTCGACCTGGTTATCGGTATCGGCGGCAACCAGCACACGGTTACCGCGAGCGTCGAGGACCGCAGTCACATGGACTACCCGCTGCTCCTGGGCCGCGACATCCTCGAACACTACCGCGTCGACGTCCGTCGGCGTGCCGATGTCGATTCGAAAGACGACGCCGAACGCGAAGAGGAGTATCTCGAATAA
- a CDS encoding succinylglutamate desuccinylase/aspartoacylase family protein yields MSDDSAFTYNGGRVGPGETQNLRYSVSETYLGDPVRIPVTIVNGERDGPTVFLSAAAHGDELNGIEVVRTVAHGWDHTDLRGTLVCMPVLNVPGFLAQQRYLPILDRDLNRSFPGSESSTSAKRMAYQIFRNFIEPCDVGLDFHTSTRGRTNMLHVRGNLADDGVNRLAHAFGSNVILAGEGPDGSLRGEATRAGVPTITLEMGEAHRFQRDLIDEALDGVRSVFAEYGLAETDTVRWPGWRTVITGDREKTWIRADAGGIVDMHYSRGALVHEGDRICTITNPFLDDNVTVEAPFTGLLVGILENPVVYPGNPICHLVELSTSTRRVLERQQSPAAEAET; encoded by the coding sequence ATGAGCGACGACTCGGCCTTCACCTACAACGGGGGGAGGGTCGGCCCGGGCGAGACGCAGAACCTGCGGTACAGCGTGAGCGAGACGTATCTCGGCGACCCGGTTCGCATCCCGGTCACCATCGTCAACGGCGAGCGCGACGGCCCGACGGTGTTTCTCTCGGCGGCGGCGCACGGCGACGAACTGAACGGCATCGAAGTGGTCAGAACCGTCGCCCACGGGTGGGACCACACCGACCTCCGCGGGACGCTCGTCTGCATGCCCGTACTGAACGTGCCGGGCTTTCTCGCCCAGCAGCGGTACCTCCCGATTCTCGACCGCGACCTGAACCGGTCGTTTCCGGGCTCGGAGAGTTCGACGAGCGCCAAGCGGATGGCCTACCAGATCTTCCGAAACTTCATCGAACCGTGCGACGTCGGACTCGACTTTCATACCTCCACGCGTGGCCGGACGAACATGCTCCACGTCCGCGGCAACCTCGCCGACGATGGCGTGAATCGACTCGCTCACGCGTTCGGGTCGAACGTCATCCTCGCCGGCGAGGGACCGGACGGGTCGCTCCGCGGGGAAGCGACACGAGCGGGCGTCCCGACGATTACGCTGGAGATGGGCGAGGCCCACCGGTTCCAGCGCGACCTCATTGACGAGGCGCTCGACGGCGTCCGGAGCGTCTTCGCGGAGTACGGCCTCGCGGAGACCGACACGGTCCGGTGGCCGGGGTGGCGGACGGTCATCACGGGCGACCGCGAGAAGACGTGGATTCGCGCCGACGCCGGCGGTATCGTCGACATGCACTACTCGCGGGGGGCGCTCGTCCACGAGGGCGACCGTATCTGCACCATCACGAACCCGTTTCTCGACGACAACGTCACCGTCGAAGCGCCCTTCACGGGTCTGCTCGTCGGTATTTTGGAGAATCCGGTGGTGTACCCGGGTAACCCTATCTGCCACCTCGTCGAACTGAGCACGTCCACGCGGCGGGTGCTCGAACGCCAGCAGTCGCCCGCCGCGGAAGCCGAGACGTAG
- the sdhC gene encoding succinate dehydrogenase, cytochrome b556 subunit: MSQSYNRGLVEDFGRWREFSAGMWAWIFHKFTGWVLVGYLFTHIAVLSTALTGAGAYTNTIQGLEALPIVRILEVGLLAVAVFHILNGLRLLFVDLGVGLEAQDKSFYASLVLTGAIVVASIPTFVAGAF; the protein is encoded by the coding sequence ATGAGCCAATCGTACAATCGAGGCCTCGTGGAGGACTTCGGCCGCTGGCGGGAGTTCTCGGCCGGCATGTGGGCCTGGATTTTCCACAAGTTCACCGGATGGGTGCTGGTGGGCTACCTGTTCACCCACATCGCCGTTCTCTCGACGGCGTTGACGGGCGCGGGAGCGTACACCAACACCATCCAAGGGCTGGAGGCACTCCCTATCGTGCGCATCCTCGAAGTGGGGCTGCTCGCGGTGGCGGTGTTCCACATCCTCAACGGACTCCGACTGCTGTTCGTCGACCTCGGTGTCGGACTGGAGGCACAGGACAAGAGTTTCTACGCGTCGCTGGTGCTGACGGGCGCTATCGTCGTCGCGAGCATCCCCACGTTCGTCGCGGGGGCGTTCTGA
- a CDS encoding succinate dehydrogenase hydrophobic membrane anchor subunit — translation MAERYSSFERGGRRWLWQRITAAFLVVVLAFHFFLLHFVNHADEVTFAASQARMETLTYFSLMILFLVTATFHGVNGVYNALVNQGLEGTKLSVVKWTLVVASAVLIVQGVRTALAWAGGIPL, via the coding sequence ATGGCCGAACGCTACTCCTCGTTCGAGCGCGGCGGCCGCCGCTGGCTGTGGCAGCGCATCACCGCGGCGTTTCTCGTCGTCGTGCTCGCGTTCCACTTCTTCCTCCTGCACTTCGTCAACCACGCCGACGAGGTGACGTTCGCCGCGAGTCAGGCACGGATGGAGACGCTGACGTACTTCTCGCTGATGATTCTGTTCCTCGTCACCGCGACGTTCCACGGCGTCAACGGCGTCTACAACGCGCTCGTCAACCAGGGACTGGAAGGCACGAAGCTGAGCGTCGTGAAGTGGACGCTCGTCGTCGCCAGCGCGGTTCTCATCGTCCAAGGCGTCCGGACCGCCCTCGCGTGGGCCGGAGGCATCCCACTCTAA